One genomic segment of Amycolatopsis sp. WQ 127309 includes these proteins:
- a CDS encoding amino acid adenylation domain-containing protein produces the protein MRTFTGKGPGQDVEVPARAGVTSKEEALWLLDRLVPGSGVNTVAVRFEVPVALDPVVLAEAARLVQRRHHGLRRVFHDEGTRLTAEVLPASAVTLDVSTVDTSRELVDARVAGFAAAPLEIGGTPPIRLAHFRCPDGDVVCVSAHHLVFDTISAAVFFTELAKAYEALAVGRSCPAVLAAEVRATPDVVPTETGIAYWRDHLTGFDATALGLSVGTPEAAGSVLDGDFVEHRLSREALAALDRLRRELRAPDAVVHMAAYYLLLARHGAGPDLVVGTPVNTRPPHAQGAIGYHVNVLPLRVGVEFGAGFADLVARTRSVYFDALAHADVPVDLLLPELPRASSDWRSTIFRHLFNYQPGGGLPRFGIGGVHTRPVSVENGTSKFDLELVVQADADETVLKGRYATGSHFRADVEALLRRYDALLVAAGADAQRPVGQLPLFSPTDRAVVDAANRTRRPTRARTVLEAVADHVATQPAAVAVRDGERAVTYRELWLTAQATADRLRGQGAGPGDIVGLAGRRGPELVAAVFGCWLIGAAYLPIDPDHPAHRVEHQLADSGARVLLVGDGVSLDADGRTVLPLPAITADGPAVPDTLVVEGDEADDACAYLIYTSGSTGKPKGTVLAHRNLANLVTHFRGETGLGPGDGGLWMTTFAFDMSVMDLFLPLYAGATLVVAPDEARTDGRALRAVLAEHRVDFLQATPTTWRLVLDDVADLLAGVKVVCGGEPMPPALLRRLVATGCELRNLYGPTETCVWSTAARLTSPDDPIVVGRPIRNTTVFIADDAGRELPPGVHGELCIAGGGVAIGYHNRPELTADKFREHPVHGRYYRTGDQGRWRHDGTCELVGRVDRQIKLRGNRIELGEVEAVLAEHPEVAGVAVVLVGEPSAGGILVAFVEGPFVEGAESPGLADRLWQHARAQLPRAAVPHEFVTIDRLPTTVTEKIDYPALTRLAADRRAAAGEEPGSPAADGDLLDTLIGLWAGLLGRQDVAADTNFFVVGGHSLLGVQLVQHVEDLTGVGLKLTDVFSMPTPGQLADHVRDLLRTP, from the coding sequence ATGCGCACGTTCACCGGCAAGGGCCCGGGGCAGGACGTCGAGGTACCGGCGAGAGCCGGCGTCACGTCCAAGGAAGAGGCGTTGTGGCTGCTGGACCGGCTGGTCCCCGGCAGCGGCGTCAACACTGTCGCGGTGCGGTTCGAGGTGCCGGTCGCGCTGGACCCGGTGGTGCTCGCGGAAGCGGCGCGGCTGGTCCAGCGGCGGCACCACGGGCTGCGCCGGGTCTTCCACGACGAGGGCACCCGCCTCACCGCCGAGGTGCTGCCCGCGTCCGCGGTCACCCTCGACGTGTCCACTGTGGACACGAGCCGGGAGCTGGTGGACGCGCGGGTCGCCGGGTTCGCGGCGGCGCCGCTCGAGATCGGCGGGACACCGCCGATCCGGCTGGCGCACTTCCGGTGCCCGGACGGCGACGTGGTGTGCGTGTCCGCGCACCACCTCGTGTTCGACACCATCTCCGCCGCCGTCTTCTTCACCGAACTGGCGAAGGCCTACGAGGCGCTGGCCGTCGGGCGCTCGTGCCCGGCCGTGCTCGCGGCCGAGGTCCGCGCCACCCCCGACGTCGTGCCGACCGAGACGGGGATCGCCTACTGGCGCGACCACCTCACCGGGTTCGACGCCACCGCGCTCGGGCTCTCGGTCGGCACGCCCGAGGCGGCCGGGTCCGTCCTGGACGGGGACTTCGTCGAGCACCGGCTCTCCCGTGAGGCCCTCGCCGCGCTCGACCGCCTGCGGCGCGAGCTGCGGGCCCCCGACGCGGTCGTGCACATGGCCGCCTACTACCTGCTGCTGGCCCGGCACGGCGCCGGCCCGGACCTGGTCGTCGGCACGCCGGTCAACACCCGGCCGCCGCACGCCCAGGGTGCCATCGGCTACCACGTGAACGTGCTGCCGCTGCGGGTCGGCGTCGAGTTCGGCGCCGGTTTCGCCGACCTCGTCGCCCGCACCCGCTCGGTGTACTTCGACGCGCTGGCGCACGCCGACGTCCCGGTCGACCTGCTGCTCCCGGAGCTGCCGCGGGCGAGCTCCGACTGGCGCAGCACGATCTTCCGGCACCTGTTCAACTACCAGCCGGGCGGCGGGCTGCCGCGCTTCGGCATCGGCGGGGTGCACACCCGGCCGGTCAGCGTCGAGAACGGCACCAGCAAGTTCGACCTGGAGCTGGTGGTGCAGGCGGACGCGGACGAGACCGTCCTCAAAGGACGGTACGCGACCGGTTCGCACTTCCGCGCCGACGTCGAGGCGCTGCTGCGCCGCTACGACGCACTGCTCGTCGCCGCCGGCGCCGACGCGCAGCGGCCGGTGGGGCAGCTGCCGCTGTTCAGCCCCACCGACCGGGCCGTGGTCGACGCGGCCAACAGGACCCGGCGGCCGACTCGGGCGCGCACGGTCCTCGAGGCGGTCGCCGACCACGTCGCCACCCAGCCGGCCGCCGTCGCCGTGCGGGACGGCGAGCGCGCGGTGACCTACCGCGAGCTGTGGCTCACCGCGCAGGCCACCGCCGACCGGCTGCGCGGCCAGGGCGCCGGGCCCGGCGACATCGTCGGGCTGGCCGGGCGGCGCGGCCCCGAACTCGTCGCGGCGGTGTTCGGCTGCTGGCTGATCGGCGCGGCCTACCTGCCGATCGACCCCGACCACCCGGCGCACCGCGTCGAGCACCAGCTCGCCGACTCCGGCGCCCGGGTGCTGCTGGTCGGCGACGGCGTCTCGCTGGATGCCGACGGCCGGACCGTGCTGCCGCTGCCGGCCATCACGGCCGACGGGCCGGCCGTCCCGGACACCCTCGTCGTGGAAGGCGACGAGGCGGACGACGCGTGCGCGTACCTGATCTACACCTCGGGGTCCACCGGCAAGCCCAAGGGCACGGTGCTCGCGCACCGCAACCTCGCGAACCTGGTCACGCACTTCCGCGGCGAGACCGGGCTGGGCCCGGGCGACGGCGGGCTGTGGATGACGACGTTCGCGTTCGACATGTCGGTGATGGACCTGTTCCTCCCGCTGTACGCCGGCGCCACGCTGGTCGTCGCGCCGGACGAGGCCCGCACCGACGGCCGGGCGCTGCGCGCGGTGCTGGCCGAGCACCGCGTCGACTTCCTGCAGGCGACGCCGACGACGTGGCGGCTCGTGCTGGACGACGTCGCCGACCTCCTGGCCGGGGTCAAGGTGGTCTGCGGCGGCGAGCCGATGCCGCCCGCGCTGCTGCGGCGGCTCGTCGCCACCGGCTGCGAGCTGCGCAACCTGTACGGCCCGACGGAGACGTGCGTCTGGTCCACCGCGGCCCGGCTGACCTCGCCGGACGACCCGATCGTCGTCGGGCGGCCGATCCGCAACACCACGGTGTTCATCGCCGACGACGCCGGGCGCGAGCTCCCGCCGGGCGTGCACGGCGAGCTGTGCATCGCCGGCGGCGGCGTCGCGATCGGCTACCACAACCGGCCCGAGCTGACCGCGGACAAGTTCCGCGAGCACCCGGTGCACGGGCGCTACTACCGCACGGGCGACCAGGGCCGCTGGCGCCACGACGGCACGTGCGAGCTGGTCGGCCGGGTGGACCGGCAGATCAAGCTGCGCGGCAACCGGATCGAGCTCGGCGAGGTCGAGGCCGTGCTGGCCGAGCACCCGGAGGTGGCCGGCGTCGCGGTCGTCCTGGTCGGCGAGCCGAGCGCGGGCGGCATCCTGGTGGCGTTCGTCGAGGGGCCATTCGTCGAGGGGGCCGAGTCGCCGGGGCTGGCCGACCGGCTCTGGCAGCACGCCCGGGCGCAGCTGCCCCGGGCCGCCGTCCCGCACGAGTTCGTCACCATCGACCGGCTGCCCACCACGGTGACGGAGAAGATCGACTACCCGGCGCTGACCCGCCTGGCCGCCGACCGGCGCGCCGCGGCGGGGGAGGAGCCGGGCTCCCCGGCCGCCGACGGCGACCTGCTGGACACGCTGATCGGCCTGTGGGCCGGGCTGCTGGGCCGCCAGGACGTCGCGGCCGACACGAACTTCTTCGTCGTCGGCGGGCATTCCCTGCTCGGCGTGCAGCTGGTGCAGCACGTCGAGGACCTGACCGGCGTGGGCTTGAAGCTCACGGACGTGTTTTCGATGCCGACGCCCGGTCAGCTCGCGGACCACGTCCGCGACCTGCTCCGGACGCCCTGA
- a CDS encoding cytochrome P450: MTTSTDSELEAQLRTARAGLTSLGALGDRIAALMLGPEDPYPVYAQMRARGPVQKSRIGIYAVLGRDIADSVLRDRRFGRRTLGGYWPQGTSTFDNSFLAMDPPEHTRLRKLAMPAFSPKTIGALRPDIEQACRELLDAVDSSKPFDLMEKYAKRVPCAVIATLFGIPESRQAEFDELAAGLSLVLDGVVSLAEAKRLQDAVDGMTALFTELLALRVAEPGTDLVSRLLQSVDGDKLTAAELVAMCGMLSLAGTETTVNLIGNGTLALLEHPGQWDLLRADPDLAPKAVEEALRYDTSVLMQARFAHEEVELGGKRIPVDSQVTILTGACNRDPDAFDRPDVFDLQRPSGPDHISFSSGIHYCLGAPLARLEGDVAFRVLLERFPNLQRAGEVTRRASPFIRGLHAFPVTG, translated from the coding sequence ATGACGACATCGACCGACAGCGAACTGGAGGCCCAGCTGCGCACCGCGCGGGCCGGGCTCACCTCGCTGGGCGCCCTGGGCGACCGGATCGCCGCGCTGATGCTGGGCCCGGAGGACCCGTACCCGGTGTACGCGCAGATGCGGGCCCGCGGGCCGGTGCAGAAGAGCCGGATCGGGATCTACGCGGTGCTCGGCCGCGACATCGCCGACAGCGTGCTGCGCGACCGCCGGTTCGGCCGCCGGACGCTCGGCGGTTACTGGCCGCAGGGCACGTCGACGTTCGACAATTCCTTCCTCGCGATGGACCCGCCGGAACACACCCGGCTGCGCAAACTCGCGATGCCGGCATTCAGCCCGAAGACCATCGGGGCGCTGCGCCCGGATATCGAACAGGCGTGCCGGGAACTGCTCGACGCCGTCGATTCGAGCAAGCCGTTCGACTTGATGGAGAAATACGCGAAACGCGTTCCGTGCGCGGTGATCGCGACGCTGTTCGGAATTCCGGAATCGCGGCAGGCGGAGTTCGACGAGCTCGCCGCCGGGCTGAGCCTGGTGCTCGACGGCGTCGTCTCCCTGGCCGAGGCCAAGCGCCTGCAGGACGCCGTCGACGGCATGACCGCGTTGTTCACCGAGCTGCTCGCGCTGCGCGTCGCCGAGCCGGGTACCGACCTGGTCAGCCGGCTGCTGCAGTCGGTGGACGGCGACAAGCTGACCGCGGCCGAGCTGGTCGCGATGTGCGGGATGCTGTCGCTGGCGGGCACCGAGACCACGGTCAACCTGATCGGCAACGGCACGCTCGCCCTGCTGGAGCACCCCGGGCAGTGGGACCTCCTGCGCGCCGACCCGGACCTCGCGCCGAAGGCCGTCGAGGAGGCGCTGCGCTACGACACCTCGGTGCTGATGCAGGCGCGGTTCGCGCACGAGGAGGTCGAGCTGGGCGGCAAGCGGATCCCGGTGGACAGCCAGGTGACCATCCTGACGGGCGCGTGCAACCGCGACCCGGACGCCTTCGACCGCCCGGACGTCTTCGACCTGCAACGCCCGTCGGGCCCGGACCACATCTCGTTCTCCAGCGGCATCCACTACTGCCTCGGCGCCCCCCTGGCCCGGCTCGAGGGTGACGTCGCGTTCCGCGTGCTGCTGGAGCGGTTCCCGAACCTGCAACGGGCGGGCGAGGTGACGCGCCGCGCGTCACCGTTCATCCGCGGCCTGCACGCGTTCCCGGTGACCGGCTGA
- a CDS encoding ABC transporter ATP-binding protein yields MPTIDESAPALRLSGLRKRFGRKVAVDGVDLAVPKGSFYGLVGPNGAGKTTSLSMAVGLLRPDAGASHIFGVDVWADPVHAKALVGVLPDGMSLPERLTGRELLTYQGLLRGLPEAQIDERAGELLEVLELTEANRTLVIDYSTGMRKKIGLATALLHAPKLLVLDEPFEAVDPVSAATIRTILQRFVASGGSVVFSSHVMALVEQLCDHVAVIARGQVAAAGPVDEVRAGRGLEDVFVELVGARTGGMEGLAWLAS; encoded by the coding sequence GTGCCTACGATCGACGAAAGTGCACCCGCGCTCCGGCTCTCCGGGTTGCGCAAGAGATTCGGCCGGAAGGTCGCGGTGGACGGCGTCGACCTCGCCGTGCCGAAGGGTTCGTTCTACGGCCTGGTCGGGCCCAACGGGGCGGGCAAGACGACGTCGCTCTCGATGGCCGTGGGCCTGCTCCGCCCCGACGCCGGCGCGTCGCACATCTTCGGCGTCGACGTCTGGGCCGACCCGGTGCACGCCAAGGCCCTCGTCGGCGTGCTCCCCGACGGCATGTCCCTGCCCGAGCGCCTGACCGGCCGCGAACTGCTGACGTACCAGGGGCTGCTGCGCGGCCTGCCCGAGGCGCAGATCGACGAACGCGCGGGCGAGCTGCTGGAGGTCCTCGAGCTCACCGAGGCCAACCGCACCCTGGTGATCGACTACTCCACCGGCATGCGGAAGAAGATCGGCCTCGCGACGGCGTTGCTGCACGCGCCCAAGCTGCTGGTGCTGGACGAGCCGTTCGAAGCGGTCGACCCGGTCTCCGCGGCCACCATCCGCACGATCCTGCAGCGCTTCGTCGCCTCCGGCGGCTCGGTCGTGTTCTCCAGCCACGTGATGGCCCTGGTCGAGCAGCTCTGCGACCACGTCGCGGTGATCGCCCGCGGCCAGGTCGCCGCGGCCGGCCCGGTCGACGAGGTCCGCGCCGGCCGCGGCCTCGAAGACGTCTTCGTCGAGCTCGTCGGCGCCCGCACCGGGGGGATGGAGGGGCTGGCGTGGTTGGCGTCCTGA
- a CDS encoding DUF1707 domain-containing protein encodes MSDQDTLRVSNLDRERAARLLQDALGQGMLELEEFAQRSAAAAAARTRGDLAPLLADLPSGTLAALETPPLVLKAGMGDVKRTGPWDVPSRIDAKCSSGDVRIDFSEASCPHREVTLNLDCGWGTILVIVPRGWTLLFEAMATGAGDITNKVTAPPEPGLPVLRAHCKVTAGNIRFRHPR; translated from the coding sequence ATGAGCGACCAAGACACCCTCCGTGTGTCCAATCTGGACAGAGAACGCGCCGCGCGGCTGCTGCAGGACGCGCTCGGCCAAGGCATGCTGGAACTCGAGGAGTTCGCCCAGCGCTCGGCCGCGGCGGCGGCCGCGCGCACCCGCGGCGACCTGGCTCCGCTGCTCGCCGACCTGCCCTCCGGCACGCTCGCCGCGCTCGAGACACCGCCGCTGGTGCTCAAGGCGGGCATGGGCGACGTCAAGCGCACCGGCCCGTGGGACGTGCCGAGCCGCATCGACGCCAAGTGCTCCTCCGGCGACGTCCGGATCGACTTCAGCGAAGCGAGCTGCCCCCATCGGGAGGTCACGCTCAACCTGGACTGCGGCTGGGGCACGATCCTCGTCATCGTCCCGCGCGGCTGGACCCTGCTGTTCGAGGCCATGGCGACCGGCGCCGGCGACATCACCAACAAGGTCACCGCGCCGCCCGAACCCGGCCTGCCGGTGCTGCGCGCGCACTGCAAGGTGACCGCGGGCAACATCCGCTTCCGCCACCCCCGCTGA
- a CDS encoding acyl-CoA carboxylase subunit beta, protein MTATEDLVVGDLPSLDIEAKVAELAELRAHAVSPSRRATERQHAKGKLTVRERIDLLFDEGTFHEIDQLRRHRATGFGLEDRRPYSDGVVTGWGQVFGRRVFVYAHDFRIFGGSLGEAHAAKIHKLMDLAESAGAPLVSLSDGAGARLQEGVTALAGYGGIFRRTVQASGVIPQISVLLGPCAGGAAHSPALTDFVFMVRDIAQLYLTGPDVVRSVTGEDVTHEQLGGANVHAGLSGAAGFVYDTEEECLEEVRHLISMLPANNRELPPSLPPGEPVDRPNPALLELVPVDADRGYDMREVIAEIVDYGHFFEVHASWAPNVLCGLARLGGEVVGIVANQPSSGGGALDIPASEKAARFVQTCDAFSIPLVTLVDVPGFRPGSDQEHGGIVRHSAKLLYAYCNASVPRVQVVLRKAYGSAYLVMDSRSIGCDLSFAWPTNEIAVMGAEDAVDVVFRREIAAADDPEEERRRRIQEYRTELVHPYHAAERGLVDDVIDPARTRPVVIEALAVLRTKYAAPPARKHGNPPV, encoded by the coding sequence ATGACCGCCACCGAAGATCTCGTCGTCGGCGACCTGCCGTCTCTCGACATCGAGGCCAAGGTCGCCGAACTGGCCGAGCTGCGGGCGCACGCCGTGTCACCGTCCCGGCGCGCGACCGAGCGGCAGCACGCCAAGGGCAAGCTCACCGTCCGGGAGCGGATCGACCTGCTCTTCGACGAGGGCACGTTCCACGAGATCGACCAGCTGCGGCGCCACCGCGCCACCGGGTTCGGCCTCGAGGACCGGCGGCCGTACTCCGACGGCGTGGTCACCGGCTGGGGCCAGGTCTTCGGACGGCGCGTTTTCGTCTACGCGCACGACTTCCGGATCTTCGGCGGCTCGCTCGGCGAGGCGCACGCGGCGAAGATCCACAAGCTGATGGACCTCGCCGAGTCCGCCGGCGCGCCGCTGGTGTCCCTTTCGGACGGTGCGGGCGCGCGGCTCCAGGAGGGCGTCACCGCGCTCGCCGGGTACGGCGGGATCTTCCGGCGCACCGTCCAGGCGTCCGGGGTGATCCCGCAGATCAGCGTGCTGCTCGGCCCGTGCGCCGGCGGCGCGGCCCACTCCCCCGCGCTGACCGACTTCGTGTTCATGGTCCGCGACATCGCGCAGCTGTACCTCACCGGGCCGGACGTCGTCCGCTCGGTCACCGGCGAGGACGTCACCCACGAGCAGCTCGGCGGCGCGAACGTGCACGCCGGGCTGTCCGGCGCGGCCGGGTTCGTCTACGACACCGAGGAAGAGTGCCTCGAAGAGGTCCGGCACCTGATCTCGATGCTGCCGGCGAACAACCGCGAGCTGCCGCCGTCGCTGCCGCCCGGCGAGCCGGTGGACCGGCCGAACCCGGCGCTGCTGGAGCTGGTGCCGGTCGACGCGGACCGCGGCTACGACATGCGCGAGGTCATCGCGGAGATCGTCGACTACGGCCACTTCTTCGAGGTGCACGCGAGCTGGGCGCCGAACGTCCTGTGCGGGCTCGCGCGACTCGGCGGCGAAGTCGTCGGGATCGTGGCCAACCAGCCGTCGTCCGGCGGCGGGGCGCTGGACATCCCCGCGTCGGAGAAGGCGGCGCGGTTCGTCCAGACCTGCGACGCCTTCAGCATCCCGCTCGTCACGCTCGTCGACGTCCCGGGGTTCCGGCCCGGCAGCGACCAAGAGCACGGCGGCATCGTCCGGCACAGCGCGAAGCTGCTCTACGCCTACTGCAACGCGTCCGTGCCGCGCGTGCAGGTCGTCCTGCGCAAGGCCTACGGCAGCGCGTACCTCGTGATGGACTCCCGCTCGATCGGCTGCGACCTGTCCTTCGCCTGGCCCACCAACGAAATCGCGGTGATGGGCGCCGAGGACGCCGTCGACGTCGTGTTCCGGCGTGAGATCGCCGCGGCCGACGACCCGGAAGAGGAGCGTCGCCGGCGGATCCAGGAGTACCGGACCGAGCTGGTGCACCCCTACCACGCCGCCGAGCGCGGCCTGGTGGACGACGTGATCGACCCGGCCCGGACCCGGCCGGTCGTCATCGAGGCGCTCGCCGTGCTGCGGACGAAGTACGCCGCGCCGCCCGCGCGCAAGCACGGGAACCCGCCGGTATGA
- a CDS encoding thioesterase II family protein produces MTLSLDSQLWIRRFHPAPAATARLVCFPHAGGSASYFHPVSAALSPAVEVLAVQYPGRQDRRTDPLVDDLFVLADQLAEILAAEPGPLAFFGHSMGASLAFEVARRLEPRGTELLGLFVSGRRAPSAFRDERFHQESDDGLLAEVKRLSGTDAKVLEDDEIIRMVLPALRNDYKAAETYRYRPGPDVSCPVLALIGDHDPKVTADEARQWATHTSGAFELRTYPGAHFYLNEHHAAVNRLIAARLTAASRG; encoded by the coding sequence ATGACCCTCTCCCTGGACAGCCAGCTCTGGATCCGGCGGTTCCACCCGGCCCCGGCCGCCACGGCCCGGCTGGTCTGCTTCCCGCACGCCGGTGGTTCCGCGAGCTACTTCCACCCCGTGTCGGCGGCGCTTTCGCCGGCGGTGGAGGTCCTCGCCGTCCAGTACCCGGGCCGCCAGGACCGCCGCACCGATCCGCTGGTGGACGACCTGTTCGTGCTCGCCGACCAGCTGGCCGAAATCCTCGCGGCCGAGCCGGGCCCGCTGGCGTTCTTCGGCCACAGCATGGGCGCCAGCCTCGCCTTCGAGGTCGCGCGCCGGCTGGAACCCCGCGGCACCGAGCTGCTGGGCCTGTTCGTCTCCGGCCGCCGGGCGCCCTCGGCGTTCCGCGACGAGCGCTTCCACCAGGAAAGCGACGACGGCCTGCTCGCCGAGGTCAAGCGCCTGAGCGGTACGGACGCGAAGGTCCTGGAGGACGACGAGATCATCCGCATGGTCCTGCCGGCGCTGCGCAACGACTACAAGGCCGCCGAGACCTACCGCTACCGCCCCGGCCCCGACGTCAGCTGCCCGGTCCTGGCCCTGATCGGCGACCACGACCCCAAGGTGACCGCCGACGAGGCCCGGCAGTGGGCCACGCACACGTCCGGCGCGTTCGAGCTGCGCACCTACCCGGGTGCCCACTTCTACCTGAACGAGCACCACGCGGCCGTCAACCGCCTGATCGCCGCCCGGCTCACCGCCGCCTCGCGCGGCTAG
- a CDS encoding AMP-binding protein — protein MSWYDEKPWLASYGERPLEPVVATTLPETFRRAADHAPDRDAVVYFDGRLTYRQLDELSDGVARYLTQNGFERGDRLALVLQNIPQFVIALLGAWKAGGIVVPVNPMYRERELTHVLTDAGVKAIVCSQRGWNAYIGETAAKVPIALTTSELEFQTRDDERVLGKVTREETPGAVELLEAAGTPGPKPPEPAFALEDVALISYTSGTSGTPKGATNTHGNLGTNAAALGSFSGLPAGTTLFGLAPLFHITGMVCEVGSAIDIEGTLSLAYRFEAGVVLDAFLEHEPSYTVGPSTAYMALMAHPSFSREHFASFALLYSGGAALPPAVVEAFRAKTGHYIHNGYGLTETTAGCVVVPGDLEAPIDPASGTISIGLPVPDTIVRILGEHGEELPSGQAGEIAVEGPMVVSGYWNRPDATAESIPGGRLLTGDIGFMDERGWVYVVDRKKDMINASGFKVWPREVEDVLYTHPAVREAAVVGIADDYRGETVKAYVSPAPGVTADPAELVAWCKERLAAYKYPRTVVVLDELPKTTSGKILRRELRARG, from the coding sequence ATGAGCTGGTACGACGAGAAACCGTGGCTGGCGAGCTACGGCGAACGGCCCCTGGAACCGGTCGTGGCGACCACGCTGCCCGAGACCTTCCGCCGGGCCGCGGACCATGCGCCCGACCGGGACGCCGTCGTCTACTTCGACGGGCGGCTCACCTACCGGCAGCTCGACGAGCTCTCCGACGGCGTCGCCCGCTACCTCACGCAGAACGGCTTCGAGCGCGGCGACCGGCTCGCCCTGGTGCTGCAGAACATCCCGCAGTTCGTCATCGCGCTGCTCGGCGCGTGGAAGGCCGGCGGGATCGTCGTGCCGGTCAACCCGATGTACCGCGAGCGCGAGCTGACCCACGTGCTCACCGACGCCGGCGTCAAGGCGATCGTCTGCTCGCAGCGCGGCTGGAACGCCTACATCGGCGAGACCGCGGCAAAAGTCCCCATCGCCCTCACCACCAGCGAACTCGAGTTCCAGACCCGCGACGACGAGCGCGTCCTCGGGAAAGTCACGAGGGAAGAGACCCCGGGTGCCGTCGAACTCCTCGAAGCCGCCGGGACGCCCGGGCCGAAGCCGCCGGAGCCAGCGTTCGCGCTCGAAGACGTCGCCCTGATCAGCTACACCTCCGGCACCAGCGGGACGCCGAAGGGTGCCACCAACACCCACGGCAACCTCGGCACGAACGCCGCCGCGCTCGGCTCCTTCAGCGGCCTGCCCGCCGGCACGACGCTGTTCGGGCTCGCGCCGCTGTTCCACATCACCGGCATGGTCTGCGAAGTCGGCTCCGCGATCGACATCGAGGGCACGCTCTCACTCGCCTACCGCTTCGAAGCCGGCGTCGTGCTCGACGCCTTCCTCGAGCACGAGCCGTCGTACACCGTCGGGCCGTCGACGGCCTACATGGCGCTCATGGCCCACCCGTCCTTCAGCCGCGAGCACTTCGCGTCGTTCGCGCTGCTCTACTCCGGCGGCGCCGCGCTGCCGCCCGCCGTCGTCGAGGCGTTCCGCGCGAAGACCGGGCACTACATCCACAACGGCTACGGCCTCACCGAGACGACCGCCGGCTGCGTCGTCGTCCCTGGCGACCTCGAAGCGCCGATCGACCCGGCGTCCGGCACCATCTCGATCGGCCTGCCGGTGCCCGACACGATCGTCCGCATCCTCGGTGAGCACGGCGAAGAGCTGCCGTCCGGACAGGCCGGCGAGATCGCCGTCGAAGGCCCGATGGTCGTGTCCGGCTACTGGAACCGCCCGGACGCCACGGCCGAGTCGATCCCCGGCGGGCGGCTGCTCACCGGCGACATCGGGTTCATGGACGAACGCGGCTGGGTCTACGTCGTGGACCGCAAGAAGGACATGATCAACGCGTCCGGCTTCAAGGTCTGGCCGCGCGAGGTCGAAGACGTCCTCTACACGCACCCGGCGGTCCGCGAGGCCGCTGTCGTCGGCATCGCCGACGACTACCGCGGCGAGACGGTCAAGGCGTACGTCAGCCCGGCACCCGGCGTGACCGCCGACCCGGCGGAGCTGGTGGCCTGGTGCAAGGAACGGCTGGCGGCCTACAAGTACCCGCGCACCGTCGTGGTACTCGACGAGCTGCCGAAGACCACCAGCGGCAAGATCCTGCGCCGCGAACTGCGGGCGAGGGGGTAG
- a CDS encoding phosphotriesterase yields the protein MVETVRGGIAPEALGRVLMHEHLFVLSPEFVDNYPEHEGFQEGKHVPEAIRRLKELKDAGIDTIVDPTVIGLGRYIPRVQRVAAEVDVNIVVATGLYTYNDVPHYLHFRGPGTMLQGEDPLVGMFVGDIRDGIAGTGVKAGLLKCATDEPGVTPGVERVLRAVAKAHLETGAPIMTHTHAVSRRGLEQQAIFADEGVDLSRVLVGHSGDSTDLGYLTELADRGSILGMDRFGLDLLLPFEERVNTVAAMCERGYAGSMVLSHDASCYIDWLPEDQLPVLTPNWHYLHITRDVLPALRERGVSDADITTMLVDVPRRFLG from the coding sequence GTGGTCGAGACCGTCCGCGGCGGGATCGCGCCGGAGGCACTGGGCCGGGTGCTGATGCACGAACACCTCTTCGTGCTCAGCCCCGAGTTCGTCGACAACTACCCCGAGCACGAGGGGTTCCAGGAGGGCAAGCACGTCCCCGAGGCGATCCGGCGGCTCAAGGAGCTGAAGGACGCCGGGATCGACACGATCGTCGACCCGACGGTGATCGGCCTCGGCCGCTACATCCCGCGCGTGCAGCGGGTCGCCGCCGAGGTGGACGTCAACATCGTCGTCGCCACCGGGCTCTACACCTACAACGACGTGCCGCACTACCTGCACTTCCGCGGGCCCGGCACGATGCTGCAGGGCGAAGATCCGCTGGTCGGGATGTTCGTCGGGGACATCCGCGACGGCATCGCTGGCACCGGCGTCAAGGCCGGGCTGCTCAAGTGCGCCACCGACGAGCCCGGCGTGACCCCGGGTGTCGAACGCGTGCTGCGCGCGGTGGCGAAGGCGCACCTCGAGACCGGGGCGCCGATCATGACGCACACCCACGCCGTCAGCCGGCGCGGGCTGGAGCAGCAGGCGATCTTCGCCGACGAGGGCGTCGACCTGAGCCGCGTGCTGGTCGGGCACTCGGGCGACTCCACCGACCTCGGGTACCTGACCGAGCTGGCCGACCGCGGCTCGATCCTCGGCATGGACCGTTTCGGCCTCGACCTGCTGCTGCCGTTCGAGGAGCGGGTGAACACCGTCGCGGCGATGTGCGAGCGCGGGTACGCGGGCAGCATGGTGCTCTCGCACGACGCGTCCTGCTACATCGACTGGCTGCCCGAGGACCAGCTGCCGGTGCTGACGCCGAACTGGCACTACCTCCACATCACGCGGGACGTGCTGCCCGCGCTGCGCGAGCGCGGGGTGAGTGACGCGGACATCACCACGATGCTCGTGGACGTACCGAGGCGATTCCTCGGGTGA